The Poecilia reticulata strain Guanapo linkage group LG13, Guppy_female_1.0+MT, whole genome shotgun sequence genome has a segment encoding these proteins:
- the gkup gene encoding glucuronokinase with putative uridyl pyrophosphorylase translates to MICILLVAGHGTVLQTQIKNDNTGLYSHLTGVPKALLPGTGGKKILDFWWETVNVRQLFTEVYLVTNADKYKHYERWATANDFPVENIVNDGSTTLKDQLGAVADLELVIRSRKLDDDVVVIAGDMLCADQNFDIAQVIRFFRSKPGELIIYYQLEESERSSSRGIVEVCPETHRITHFLEKPEEGRTASRLASVVFYCVRRDRLSYMSDFLSLQTRATERTFGLFWEWLINEKQLDVFGMKLPTGFQLIGQVGLSDYTKWLTHYSTKKQDNPAQPITCRSYARVGLMGNPSDGFNGKTIAMTISNFWAEVTLGESQTLALVPHPLNDPTEFGSLQDLFCISRREGYLGGLRLLQATCKKFYQFCSKRGIALTKQNFTLKYDTNIPRQVGLAGSSAIVSATLKCLMEFYNITDNDLPKPIRANFILSVETDELFITAGLQDRVVQVYEGLVYMDFSKKLMDEQGYGNYASMDMSDLPPFWLAYLSDPSDSGRIHSNIRQRWLSGEPVVVEAMKTFAELTDQARSAIKERDWTRLAQLMDQNFELRRSIYTDDCLGPGNLRMVQLARQFGSAVKLPGSGGAVVGLCLDQVRLVEMRQAFQEAGCVFCVISPFIPSASSVGGLH, encoded by the exons AATGACAACACGGGTTTATACAGCCATCTGACCGGTGTACCCAAGGCTTTGCTTCCTGGGACTGGGGGAAAGAAGATTCTTGACTTCTGGTGGGAAACTGTCAACGT GCGGCAGCTCTTCACGGAGGTCTACCTGGTCACCAATGCAGACAA GTACAAGCACTACGAGCGCTGGGCCACAGCTAACGACTTTCCGGTGGAGAACATAGTGAATGATGGCAGCACGACCCTGAAGGACCAGCTTGGGGCCGTGGCTGACCTGGAGCTCGTCATAAGGAGTCGCAAGCTGGATGATGACGTTGTTGTG ATTGCTGGAGACATGCTGTGTGCTGATCAGAACTTTGATATCGCTCAAGTTATCCGCTTCTTCAGGTCCAAG ccTGGAGAGCTGATCATCTACTATCAGCTGGAGGAAAGTGAGCGGAGCAGCTCCAGGGGGATCGTGGAGGTCTGCCCAGAGACCCACAG GATAACTCACTTCTTGGAGAAACCCGAGGAAGGCCGGACAGCGTCCCGGCTGGCCAGCGTGGTGTTCTACTGCGTCCGCAGAGACAGGCTGTCCTACATGTCCGACTTTCTCAGCCTGCAGACTCGAGCCACAGAGCGGACCTTTGGACTATTCTGG GAGTGGCTCATCAATGAGAAGCAGCTGGACGTGTTTGGAATGAAGCTTCCTACTGGCTTCCAGCTCATTGGACAAGTG GGCTTGTCAGACTACACAAAGTGGCTGACTCACTACTCCACCAAGAAACAGGACAACCCCGCTCAACCAATCACATGCCGCTCATATGCCAG GGTTGGATTAATGGGTAATCCCTCAGATGGTTTCAATGGGAAAACCATCGCCATGACCATCTCTAACTTTTGGGCTGAGGTTACTCTGGGGGAGAGTCAGACTCTG GCTTTAGTCCCTCACCCGCTGAATGATCCCACAGAGTTTGGCAGTCTGCAGGATCTGTTCTGCATCAGCAGAAGGGAGGG GTACCTGGGAGGTCTGCGGCTACTACAGGCTACRTGTAAGAAGTTCTACCAGTTCTGCTCCAAACGAGG CATTGCTTTAACGAAGCAGAACTTCACCCTGAAGTATGACACCAACATTCCTCGGCAAGTG GGCCTGGCTGGAAGCAG TGCCATCGTTTCAGCTACTCTGAAGTGTCTCATGGAGTTCTACAACATCACCGACAAT gatCTTCCCAAACCGATCCGAGCCAACTTCATCCTGAGTGTGGAGACCGATGAGCTGTTCATCACGGCTGGCCTGCAGGACAGAGTGGTGCAG GTGTATGAAGGTTTGGTCTACATGGATTTCAGCAAGAAGCTCATGGATGAGCAAGGCTACG GGAACTACGCTTCTATGGACATGAGTGACCTTCCACCGTTCTGGCTGGCCTACCTGAGTGACCCCAGTGACTCTGGACGTATCCATAGCAACATCCGGCAGCGTTGGCTCAGCG GGGAACCAGTGGTTGTCGAGGCCATGAAGACCTTTGCTGAGCTCACAGACCAGGCGAG GTCAGCGATTAAAGAGAGAGACTGGACTCGTCTGGCCCAACTGATGGACCAGAACTTTGAGCTTCGCAG GTCTATCTACACTGATGACTGTCTGGGTCCTGGGAACCTCAGGATGGTTCAGCTGGCGAGGCAG TTTGGCTCAGCAGTGAAGCTCCCCGGCAGTGGGGGCGCCGTGGTGGGCCTGTGTCTGGACCAGGTCAGGCTG GTGGAGATGAGGCAGGCTTTCCAGGAGGCAGGCTGCGTCTTCTGTGTCATCTCACCGTTCATCCCATCTGCCAGCTCCGTYGGAGGCCTTCACTAA